In Candidatus Woesearchaeota archaeon, a single window of DNA contains:
- a CDS encoding mechanosensitive ion channel, whose amino-acid sequence MTIEGIIGSSITYFIYFIAVIMALNQFGLTTQVLYIVSISVIFFVIAALLLAVKDFMPNFFAGFFIFRKGIINVGDRIKLKNIEGRVIEVGLVETKVETKNKDNIFIPHSEMIKSELTIKKR is encoded by the coding sequence GTGACAATTGAAGGCATCATTGGCAGCAGCATAACTTATTTCATTTATTTTATTGCAGTCATCATGGCCCTTAACCAGTTTGGCCTTACAACGCAGGTGCTTTACATTGTTTCAATCAGCGTAATATTTTTTGTGATAGCTGCCCTTCTGCTTGCTGTAAAGGATTTTATGCCTAATTTTTTCGCAGGGTTTTTCATCTTCAGGAAAGGCATAATAAATGTAGGCGACAGGATAAAGCTCAAGAACATAGAAGGCAGGGTTATTGAAGTCGGCTTGGTTGAAACAAAGGTTGAAACAAAAAATAAAGACAATATATTCATACCGCATTCAGAGATGATAAAAAGCGAGCTTACAATTAAGAAGCGCTGA
- a CDS encoding UPF0147 family protein has translation MVQEFDFGSITGILEDLKADAAVPKNVKIKIDSVMGVLNGDSDISIKLNKALHELDEIANDANLQSYARTQIWNIVSALEKVSAS, from the coding sequence GTATAACCGGCATATTGGAAGACTTGAAAGCAGATGCCGCTGTTCCAAAGAATGTAAAAATAAAAATAGATTCTGTTATGGGAGTTCTTAATGGCGATTCTGACATTTCTATAAAGTTAAACAAGGCATTGCATGAGCTTGACGAGATAGCAAATGATGCAAATCTTCAGTCTTATGCAAGAACCCAGATATGGAATATTGTCTCTGCGCTGGAAAAAGTCAGCGCTTCTTAA